A region of the Roseiflexus sp. RS-1 genome:
CGTAGCGTTCGACCATGGCTGCCACAAAATTGCCCATGACAACCGGATCGTATGGTTTACCGCCATTCCCCGGCGCATAGAATGGCGGCGACTGCACAATGTTGATCAGCAGGCGTATGTCGCTGGCCGCCACGTCGGCAACGATATGGTCGAGTTCATCCCAGTAGTAGACGCCCGGCGCCGCTTCGATATCCTTCCAGTGCACCTGCTGGCGCACCCAGTCGAAACCGGCAATGTTCGTCAGCATCAATACCCGGCTGCGATCGGTGTAGTACAGGTGCGCCACCACGCCGAATTGCAGCGCAGATGTGCGCAGGAAACGCACCTGCGGCGCTGCTGTTCCGATTGTATCTGTGGGTATGGGCAACACCGGCGTTGCGTTGTCCGTTGGTCGCGTCGTGGTTGTCGGACGTATCTCACCCAGCCCCGGTTGGGTCAACGGATTCGTCGTCGATGATCCACAGGCGACAAGCCACCCGAACACCAGCAATAAACAGATCAAACGAGTGTGATAGTGCATCGGATATTCCTGTTACGCGCCGCTCCGCAAACGTGACGCGACGCTCAGAACGTTTCTTCTATGATGTGAACAAGCCTCTCTGCTGGCAGGATGTTCCCCAAAGGGAGAAGCCACCCACTATGATGTCACTCCTCGTGCCATGACCAGCGACTGCCTAAAACGCAAGCGCCAAATCGTTCGCTTCCCCCTTCGTTATGCACGGCAAAGTGATAAATGCGGTCATGATGATCGTAGGGAAACAGCATTGTCTTGTCATACACTGCTGCACTGAGGAGGTACCGCCCCGCCAGCAACGGCAACGCTGCCACGTGCATATCAACTCTTCCCTCACCACGCACCGCAGGAATGTCCAGTCCGGCAAACAGGGTATTCGGTCCCGCCAGAAGCGTACCGCTTTCGTGATGGATCGCCAGCCCGAATACCGGTTGCGGCACAGTTTGATGGGCGCGATACCGGATTCGGAACGTCACCGGCGCACCGGTGCGGGCAATCGCGCCCCCACCGCCTTGCGCATCGAGCAGTTCCACACCGATGATTTCGACTTCGCCTGACCCGAAACGGCGTGTCGGGTCAATGCCCGGTGCATCCATCTGTGCCGACGATGCGTGTTCACGCTGGTTTACATCGGCAAGATAGGCGTCGATCACCTCCCCGCTTGCGCCGATCGCACGGACGACGCCCCGATCAAGCCACACTGCGCGATCACACAGGGTGCGCACCGTGTCGAGTGCGTGCGAAACGAAAATGATCGTTTTCCCGGCGTGACGAAACCTCAGGATGCGATCCATGCATTTACGCTGGAACGCCTCGTCGCCAACCGCCAGCACTTCATCTGTGATCAGAATGTCGGGGTCTACCGCCGTTGCCACGGCAAACGCCAGGCGCGTGTACATACCGGAGGAGTAATGCTTGACCGGCAGATCGAGAAAATCTTCCATCCCGGCGAATGCGACGATCGCATCCAGCCGTGCGGCCATCTCGCGTCGGCTAAGACCCATGAGCGAACCGTAGAGAAACACATTGTCCCGTCCGCTCAATTCGGGGTGGAAACCGCTGCCGAGTTCGAGCAGGGCAGCAACCCTCCCCCGCAATCGCACCTGCCCCGATGTCGGCTCGAGGATGCGTGTCATCAACTTGAGCGCCGTGCTTTTCCCGGCACCGTTGTGACCGATCAGCCCAAAACTTTCGCCGCGCGCCACTGTAAAACTGACATTGCGCAGCGCCCAGAATTCATCCCGTGGTGTACGCGGACGAAAGACCCCGAATAGACGCTCGCGTATGGTGGTATGGCGCTCATGCTGGAGCAGAAAACGTTTCGAGACGTTGTCGAACTCGATCACCGCGCTCACTGCGCTTCCTCCATCGTTTCCGAAAGCCGCATTCGTTCATCCGCTGCCAGACGAGGCATAGTACCGCCAACATCACCGTGTGTCAACCAGAGTTGACACAACTCCGCGCTTTGTGCTACATTCAGGTCTGTGCCAGGCGCTCAGAGTGGTGCAATGAACCGTAACCGTCAATCCAACAGGGATTCTTCTGTGCAGGCGGATGTCGAAACCCTTTTCTCGAAACATGGGCAGACCGTTGCTGCGCTGGCGCGTTCGATGCTCGAACGCATCCCAGGAGATCGGATTACGCGCGTTCATGAGTATGCTGCACGCCTGGATGCCAGCGCCGGGACGGTTCAGGCAGGGCTGAACTACCTGATGTCGGTTGGTGCGGTTCGTCTTGAAGCGCGCGGTCGGCTTGGCACCTATGTCGTTGCTATCGAGTACCCGTTGCTCTGGTCACTGGCAATGCGTCGCCCCCTGATGGGTGCGCTGCCATTGATCTACTCGCGCCGCCTGGCCGGGCTGGCAACTGGTCTGCGCACTCAGTTCGACCGACTGCCGATTGACCTGGAACTGCGCTTCATCCGTGGTTCGGGGCAACGGGTACAGATGTTGATGGCGCAGCAGTGCGATTGGGCGCTGCTCTCACGCCACGCAGCGTTGCTCAGCCCCGGAGTCGATGTGGTTGCCGAACTGGGTGATGAGACCTACATGGCGCACCACGTTCTGTTGCTGCACGATGCTTCAGGGTCTGGCATTCACGACGGGATGCGGATTGGCATCGATCCTTCGTCGAGCGATCATGCCTTCATTGTGCGCGCCATCTGTCGCGGGCGGAGTGTCGAATTCGTCGAGATCGACTACGCTAAAGGGCTGCACCTGGTGATGAATGGCGTTATCGATGGGACGGTCTGGAGTTGTGAGGATGTGCCGGATACGGTTCGTGACCTGACGGTCATCCCCCTGAGTATGGACGAGTATCCGGAACTTGTTGCGCTCGGTGTGGCGACGCTGGTCGTTGATAAAGGCAATCGCGCTGTGGCTTCGGTGCTTCGTGCTGCGGTCAATGCGACCGAACTGCGTGAGATCCAGCAGGAGGTGCTGGATCGGCGGCGCCCGCCTGCGTACTGAACGAGAGGATTATGACAGACCTGGCGCTTACTGGAGTAGCAGAAGCGTGGGCGGCGGCGCAACGTTCTCGCCGCAAGCCGCTGGCGCCGTCCACTATCGAGACCTACTGTGACGCCTGGTGCTCATTTGCACGATGGGCGCAGCGTGAAGGGCGGCGCACGGTCGCCGATATTCGCGCAACTGATCTGGGCGCCTGGATCGAATCGCTGACCGATCTGGCGGACGGAACAGTGCTGACCTATGGTCACGGGGCGCTGGCGATCTGCAAATTCCTTGCCGATCGCGGTTGCCTGCGCTGTGATCTGGCGCTGGTGCGTCTGCACCTGCGTGACGCCCTTCCCCGCGCCTATGCCAGTCGTGCGCCCGATGTTCCCGATCTGCGCAGACTGGTCTCGTTCTACGATGGTGAACCACCGCCAGCCGAACCGGGGCGCCGCAGTGAGCGTGATCGCCTCAACAGGCTGCGCAATGCTGCGCTTCTGCACACCCTCTTTTCCACCGGCGCGCGCATCTCCGAAGTATTGAGCCTGAATGTGGAAGACGTTCTCTCCGACGATGGCTGTATCGCCCCTCGCGCATTCGTGGTCGGAAAAGGACAACGACGACGCGCCGTCTTTTTGCGTGAGCACGCGCAGCAGGTAATTGCACGCTACCTGACGGCGCGACGCGCCACCTTTCCTCATGCCGAGGCGCTCTTCATTTCGCACGGACCGCGCGGCGCCGGTGGGCGCCTGGGGCGTATCGCTGCCTGGAGTATTGTGACCGACGCGGCGAGCGCCATTGCCAGCCAGGTCGAGCAGGAAGGGCGCCCCCGCGAAGCGCGCGCGTTGCGTACCGTCACGCCACATACGTTTCGACACTTTGTTGCAACCTGGTTGCTCAACGAAGGCGCACAACTCTCCGAAGTCTCAGCAATCCTGGGGCATGCCAATACCCGCATCACCGAGCAGTACTACGCGCGTCATACTGATGAACGATTACAGGAACTACACGATCAGTTCGCGCCGGATCCGGAATCGTTATAATTTTACCTGCCCTTAATACAATCTTGACACTGTGACGCTACGCTTGTAAAGCGTCTGTGGTATACTCAGGAGAAATCACCCGCTCACCCGAAATCTGAGGAGAGTTTCTCGTATGCGCATTCTCGTCCTTGGCGGCGACGGCTACCTTGGCTGGCCCACTGCATTGCACCTCTCACAGCGCGGCCACGAGGTCGCCGTTCTTGACAACTTCTCGCGGCGTCTCTGGGATCATGAACTCGGCGCCGAAAGCCTGACGCCGATTGAAACGCTCCAGCAACGCATTGCAGTCTGGCGTCAACTGACGGGCAAGATCATCACACCGTTCATTGGTGATCTGTGTGACTATACCTTCCTGGAGCCGGTCATCCGTGATTTTCAGCCTGAGGCGGTTGTCCATTTCGGTGAGCAGCGGAGCGCTCCCTATTCGATGATCGACCGTCAGCACGCTGTATTCACCCATGTCAATAATGTTGTCGGTACGCTGAACGTGCTCTATGCAATTGCCGATCACGCACCGGATTGTCATCTGGTCAAACTCGGCACGATGGGCGAGTATGGCACCCCGAACATCGATATCGAAGAGGGGTACATCACCATTACGCATAAGGGACGCACCGATAC
Encoded here:
- the yhfZ gene encoding GntR family transcriptional regulator YhfZ, giving the protein MQADVETLFSKHGQTVAALARSMLERIPGDRITRVHEYAARLDASAGTVQAGLNYLMSVGAVRLEARGRLGTYVVAIEYPLLWSLAMRRPLMGALPLIYSRRLAGLATGLRTQFDRLPIDLELRFIRGSGQRVQMLMAQQCDWALLSRHAALLSPGVDVVAELGDETYMAHHVLLLHDASGSGIHDGMRIGIDPSSSDHAFIVRAICRGRSVEFVEIDYAKGLHLVMNGVIDGTVWSCEDVPDTVRDLTVIPLSMDEYPELVALGVATLVVDKGNRAVASVLRAAVNATELREIQQEVLDRRRPPAY
- a CDS encoding ABC transporter ATP-binding protein, producing the protein MSAVIEFDNVSKRFLLQHERHTTIRERLFGVFRPRTPRDEFWALRNVSFTVARGESFGLIGHNGAGKSTALKLMTRILEPTSGQVRLRGRVAALLELGSGFHPELSGRDNVFLYGSLMGLSRREMAARLDAIVAFAGMEDFLDLPVKHYSSGMYTRLAFAVATAVDPDILITDEVLAVGDEAFQRKCMDRILRFRHAGKTIIFVSHALDTVRTLCDRAVWLDRGVVRAIGASGEVIDAYLADVNQREHASSAQMDAPGIDPTRRFGSGEVEIIGVELLDAQGGGGAIARTGAPVTFRIRYRAHQTVPQPVFGLAIHHESGTLLAGPNTLFAGLDIPAVRGEGRVDMHVAALPLLAGRYLLSAAVYDKTMLFPYDHHDRIYHFAVHNEGGSERFGACVLGSRWSWHEE
- a CDS encoding tyrosine-type recombinase/integrase produces the protein MTDLALTGVAEAWAAAQRSRRKPLAPSTIETYCDAWCSFARWAQREGRRTVADIRATDLGAWIESLTDLADGTVLTYGHGALAICKFLADRGCLRCDLALVRLHLRDALPRAYASRAPDVPDLRRLVSFYDGEPPPAEPGRRSERDRLNRLRNAALLHTLFSTGARISEVLSLNVEDVLSDDGCIAPRAFVVGKGQRRRAVFLREHAQQVIARYLTARRATFPHAEALFISHGPRGAGGRLGRIAAWSIVTDAASAIASQVEQEGRPREARALRTVTPHTFRHFVATWLLNEGAQLSEVSAILGHANTRITEQYYARHTDERLQELHDQFAPDPESL